One window from the genome of Anaerolineae bacterium encodes:
- the cas4 gene encoding CRISPR-associated protein Cas4, protein MEGLIEDEEFEQLRTNGVKVNYWAICHRKVWLYAKGLRMEPLSDRVALGRILHERAYPDMPRREVLVDNLIKIDLIEHESKLLEVKHSRKLVDAARLQVAYYLLYLKWLGAGELVGELRFPKERRKEEVRLTPELEAQVAEALRDIQRIEQLPSPPQVDFMPICRVCAYCELCWG, encoded by the coding sequence ATGGAAGGTCTCATAGAAGATGAAGAATTCGAGCAACTGCGAACTAATGGCGTCAAGGTTAACTATTGGGCGATTTGTCATCGCAAGGTTTGGCTCTATGCGAAAGGTTTGCGAATGGAGCCGCTATCAGACCGTGTTGCGCTTGGGCGAATTTTGCACGAGCGTGCTTACCCCGATATGCCGAGAAGAGAAGTTCTCGTTGACAACCTAATCAAAATTGACCTGATTGAACACGAAAGCAAGTTGCTTGAAGTGAAACATTCACGCAAACTCGTTGACGCTGCACGGTTGCAAGTGGCTTACTACCTGCTTTACCTGAAATGGCTCGGTGCAGGTGAGTTGGTTGGCGAATTGCGTTTCCCGAAAGAGCGACGCAAAGAGGAAGTTCGCTTGACACCTGAACTGGAAGCGCAAGTTGCCGAAGCGCTCAGAGACATTCAACGCATTGAACAATTGCCATCACCGCCGCAAGTTGACTTTATGCCCATATGCCGAGTTTGCGCCTATTGCGAACTTTGTTGGGGGTAA
- the cas1b gene encoding type I-B CRISPR-associated endonuclease Cas1b: protein MAQSYYIFRSGRLKRKQNTLYLEQEIEDGQIRHQPIPIENVRDLYLFGEIDLNTKLLSFLAQHGVVVHCFNYYGFYSGSFYPRENNVSGHLLVRQVEHYLDSQKRMAIAKEFVHSALFHIRRNLNYYRNRGKKVDEAIDVVEASMGRLQEAQDVLELMREEGQAREAYYKAFNEILELEEPFEKRVRRPPDNMVNALLSFGNSLLYAATLSEIYVTQLNPTVSYLHEPSKRRFSLALDISEIFKPLIVDRTVFRVINKGVIGEEDFEAVGEVKGIYLKEEAAKTFVREFESSLQETVKHRKLNRHVSYRQLIRLEAYKLIRHLLGMESYRAFKVWW from the coding sequence ATGGCGCAGAGCTACTATATATTTCGCAGCGGTAGATTAAAGCGGAAGCAGAATACTCTGTATCTGGAGCAGGAAATTGAAGATGGGCAGATTCGACACCAGCCTATCCCCATAGAAAATGTGCGCGATCTCTACCTCTTCGGCGAAATTGACCTCAACACAAAACTGCTTTCGTTTCTCGCCCAACACGGGGTGGTTGTTCATTGCTTTAACTACTACGGTTTTTATTCGGGTAGCTTTTACCCCAGGGAGAACAACGTCAGTGGACACCTTTTAGTCCGGCAAGTTGAACACTATCTTGATTCCCAAAAACGCATGGCTATTGCGAAGGAGTTTGTCCACAGCGCTCTCTTTCACATCCGCCGCAATTTGAATTATTACCGCAATAGAGGTAAAAAGGTGGATGAAGCCATAGATGTGGTGGAAGCCTCCATGGGACGGTTGCAAGAAGCTCAGGATGTGCTTGAGCTCATGAGGGAGGAAGGCCAGGCGCGAGAGGCTTACTATAAAGCCTTCAACGAAATTCTGGAGTTGGAAGAACCCTTTGAGAAAAGGGTAAGACGCCCTCCCGATAATATGGTCAATGCTCTGCTTTCCTTTGGCAATAGCCTCTTATACGCAGCAACCCTCTCGGAGATTTACGTCACTCAACTTAATCCTACCGTAAGCTATCTTCACGAACCTTCAAAGAGGCGCTTCTCCCTTGCCCTTGATATCTCTGAAATTTTCAAGCCCCTCATAGTGGACCGCACCGTCTTCCGGGTTATAAACAAGGGGGTAATAGGGGAGGAGGACTTTGAAGCAGTTGGGGAAGTAAAAGGGATTTACCTCAAAGAGGAAGCGGCGAAAACCTTTGTGCGAGAATTTGAAAGTTCTCTGCAGGAAACTGTAAAGCACAGGAAACTTAACCGTCATGTTTCCTACCGCCAGCTTATAAGGCTCGAAGCTTACAAGCTTATCCGCCATCTCTTGGGGATGGAAAGTTACAGGGCTTTCAAGGTTTGGTGGTGA
- the cas2 gene encoding CRISPR-associated endonuclease Cas2: protein MYVIIVYDVEQERVTRVCQLLRRFLHWVQNSAFEGELTESQLETLKVKLKEILDLERDSVYIYRFPDKKFVRKEVIGQEKALVEVVI, encoded by the coding sequence ATGTATGTTATAATCGTTTATGACGTGGAACAGGAAAGGGTGACAAGGGTTTGCCAGCTCCTTCGCCGATTCCTACACTGGGTTCAGAATAGTGCGTTTGAGGGGGAACTTACTGAATCGCAGCTGGAGACCTTAAAAGTCAAACTTAAGGAAATCCTGGACCTTGAAAGAGATAGCGTTTATATTTATCGTTTCCCCGACAAAAAATTCGTGCGAAAGGAAGTTATAGGCCAGGAAAAGGCACTGGTAGAGGTCGTAATATGA
- the cas6 gene encoding CRISPR-associated endoribonuclease Cas6: MRVRVTLQAEGSIWVPWHYPEWLQGLIYKNLKKSAPDLAFRLHSEGFVAGSKRYKLITFSWLFPKSAVQRENGLLMTPPIKWWISSPLIAVIEAFVYSLLAWPEIKLGKQKLFAAVVQTEPIFCPGDTVIFETLSPIVASTGVIEGGKMRKIFLSPESQDFSRVITENLQHKALALWGEKIPEGTVEMKPLEYYPKLVTIYGTKVRCYEGVFEVKGHPELIKLGYEAGFGERNFQGFGMMRFKAREVVHEAQDPSYRRRSQRSGTPQRNP, translated from the coding sequence ATGAGGGTGCGGGTGACTTTGCAGGCCGAGGGCTCCATATGGGTTCCATGGCATTACCCGGAATGGCTTCAAGGTCTGATCTATAAAAACCTTAAGAAATCCGCACCCGACCTGGCATTTCGCCTTCATTCCGAGGGCTTTGTAGCGGGGAGCAAACGCTATAAACTCATAACCTTCTCCTGGCTTTTCCCAAAGTCAGCAGTTCAGAGGGAGAATGGCCTTTTAATGACACCCCCGATAAAGTGGTGGATATCCTCGCCCCTGATCGCGGTCATAGAAGCCTTCGTGTACAGCCTCCTTGCCTGGCCCGAAATCAAACTGGGTAAACAAAAACTATTTGCAGCGGTAGTTCAAACAGAACCTATATTCTGTCCAGGAGATACCGTGATCTTTGAAACCCTTTCCCCCATAGTAGCATCTACTGGAGTAATCGAAGGCGGCAAAATGCGCAAGATCTTCCTCTCCCCAGAAAGTCAGGACTTCTCACGGGTCATAACCGAAAACCTTCAGCACAAAGCACTGGCCCTCTGGGGGGAGAAAATTCCAGAAGGCACCGTAGAGATGAAGCCACTGGAGTACTATCCTAAGCTTGTCACTATTTACGGCACAAAAGTGCGCTGCTACGAAGGAGTTTTTGAAGTTAAAGGCCATCCTGAACTGATAAAATTGGGATACGAAGCAGGCTTTGGGGAAAGAAATTTCCAGGGGTTCGGAATGATGCGCTTCAAAGCCCGGGAGGTGGTCCATGAAGCCCAAGATCCTTCTTATAGACGACGATCCCAAAGAAGTGGAACACCTCAGCGAAATCCTTAA
- a CDS encoding response regulator transcription factor, with translation MKPKILLIDDDPKEVEHLSEILKLNNYEVAGVTNPEEALTAVFLENPDLIVLDIMMPGISGWDICSRIREFSSVPILVLTCLSRDEDKIRGLELGADDYLTKPFNPREFILRIGKLLERTTPSLQETTVEVGDLKIDLVGGKAYKGGEEIHLTKQEKRLLFYLVRHRGRTVPHDELLRGVWGAGSEGDLNLLKTYIHRVRVKVEDDPQKPRYILTDRGVGYRFATVSM, from the coding sequence ATGAAGCCCAAGATCCTTCTTATAGACGACGATCCCAAAGAAGTGGAACACCTCAGCGAAATCCTTAAACTTAACAACTATGAAGTTGCCGGAGTTACGAACCCGGAAGAAGCCCTTACCGCTGTCTTTCTGGAAAACCCGGACCTCATAGTTCTGGACATAATGATGCCGGGCATTTCCGGCTGGGATATCTGTTCCAGGATAAGAGAGTTCTCCTCTGTTCCAATCCTGGTGCTTACATGCCTTTCAAGAGATGAAGATAAAATCCGGGGCCTTGAGCTGGGAGCTGACGATTACCTCACCAAACCCTTCAATCCCCGGGAATTTATTCTTAGAATCGGAAAACTTCTGGAAAGAACCACCCCCTCTCTCCAGGAAACGACGGTAGAGGTAGGAGATTTAAAGATTGACCTGGTGGGAGGTAAAGCCTATAAAGGCGGGGAAGAAATTCACCTTACAAAGCAGGAAAAACGACTCCTCTTTTACCTCGTTCGCCATCGGGGCAGAACCGTGCCTCACGATGAGCTTCTGAGGGGAGTATGGGGGGCCGGCAGCGAAGGAGACTTGAACCTTCTCAAAACTTACATCCACAGGGTCCGGGTCAAGGTAGAGGATGACCCCCAAAAACCCCGTTACATTCTCACAGACAGAGGTGTGGGCTATCGCTTCGCTACAGTTTCAATGTAG